In Mytilus edulis chromosome 4, xbMytEdul2.2, whole genome shotgun sequence, the following proteins share a genomic window:
- the LOC139520559 gene encoding isatin hydrolase-like, translating into MLFVKALFVIAVTYACNECDLDFHVIDLTHTIGPMEVKFPDQPPWNFTILTRGFSRRAQIWLEYNYFGLSEHTLTHVDAPGHMNRNRARMHEVRIENLIGPAVIINVKRKVAMNPGYGLTIQDLLDWEARYGRIPCGAFVIMNNGWSRRYPYANRVFNTNNISDPSSFLFPAWTVEAADWLLSNRRVKAIGTDAPSPDLRSQPQRFPVHERIFRDSVLALEAVANLDNVPCRGATIFVPALKLYEGSGAPARMFATVPRRKCKRKAYQ; encoded by the exons aTGTTGTTTGTGAAAGCATTGTTTGTGATTGCTGTTACTTATGCCTGTAATGAATGCGATCTTGATTTTCATGTCATAGATTTGACTCATACTATTGGACCGATGGAGGTTAAATTTCCAGACCAACCTCCATGGAACTTTACAATATTGACTAGAGGATTCAGCAGACGTGCACAAATTTG GCTAGAGTACAACTACTTTGGGTTGTCTGAACATACACTGACACATGTTGACGCACCTGGACATATGAATAGAAACAGAGCGCGCATGCATGAAGTTCGTATTGAAAATCTAATAGGCCCAGCTGTCATAATAAATGTGAAAAGGAAAGTTGCAATGAACCCTGGATATGGACTAACAATACAAGATCTACTAGACTGGGAGGCTCGATATGGTAGAATACCTTGTGGTGCCTTTGTTATAATGAACAACGGGTGGTCAAGAAGATATCCATACGCGAATAGAGTATTTAATACTAATAATATCTCAGATCCATCCAGCTTTCTTTTCCCAGCTTGGACTGTTGAGGCAGCTGATTGGCTTCTTTCTAACAGACGCGTCAAAGCTATTGGGACAGATGCACCATCACCTGATCTTAGAAGTCAGCCGCAAAGATTTCCGGTTCATGAACGCATATTCCGTGATTCGGTACTAGCACTTGAAGCTGTGGCTAACTTAGATAATGTTCCATGTCGTGGTGCAACCATTTTTGTACCTGCTCTGAAATTATATGAAGGAAGTGGTGCCCCAGCTAGAATGTTTGCAACAGTTCCGAGGCGTAAATGTAAAAGGAAAgcatatcaataa
- the LOC139518524 gene encoding uncharacterized protein — protein sequence MKAFIIVLAVAIVSSRKAQKAFNHLEDDSSISEFKWSTEWSDFDFMEPVSSFEEDDSLYSENIEDMMESVIVSAKSLDEPEQIDISKENTSSEDQTYEITDDPLLNSKIHIHVSESSGNGVAGEYLSPRDTLKKKDTIDTENSIYHEVSISDSQTRRDVKRQSQVNSKTFEEIQVDTIKQEQKPYALVLNKALVKTNTREENIKSDANVAINRNLESANDWKAKWTSGIKYRAWIPSGLLDKLTSVNKVNGTQKNLQTVSRSNKPSSENVAQDSKENRQNVFSSFQSRRNSIRNVNANKTSTDSQEQTVSATSKRIENKSANTRENQVAHRNSISSASVNIVQGGNRRGRTFDRRNTGSVHRVFNSGTRFPTNNIVRARFPPKQSGFTSRNAHHRRPQTSMRSRNAANVPGHLMNTNRVQNGAGANIGRQQPHRNDARGRPLSSWNMQELHDFIQRFASKNTVNISKQMRSVVAEFNRRLSNNRQQKTINRSNMGSLSSRNYRQQSIGLKRLTPGTVFTGGPLYKKIILRQRTPPYRLIERYVPISRT from the exons ATGAAGGCATTCATCATTGTGTTAGCAGTTGCAATAGTATCTTCTCGGAAAGCACAAAAAG CTTTCAATCATTTGGAAGATGACTCTAGTATTTCTGAATTCAAGTGGTCAACTGAGTGGTCAGATTTTGATTTCATGGAACCAGTGAGTAGTTTTGAAGAGGACGACAGTTTATACAGTGAAAATATCGAAGACATGATGGAAAGCGTGATTGTAAGTGCTAAAAGCTTAGACGAACCTGAACAGATAGACATATCTAAAGAAAATACCTCGTCTGAGGATCAGACATATGAAATAACAGATGACCCATTACTAAACAGCAAAATACACATACACGTTTCTGAAAGTTCCGGTAATGGGGTTGCTGGTGAGTATTTATCACCAAGGGATACATTAAAGAAAAAGGATACCATCGATACAGAAAACAGTATATACCACGAAGTAAGTATATCAGATAGTCAGACAAGGAGAGATGTAAAAAGGCAATCACAAGTTAATAGTAAAACATTTGAGGAAATACAAGTAGACACtataaaacaagaacaaaaacctTACGCTTTAGTTTTGAATAAAGCCTTAGTCAAAACCAATACAAGGGAAGAAAACATTAAAAGTGATGCCAATGTAGCAATTAATAGAAATTTAGAAAGTGCAAATGATTGGAAGGCAAAATGGACCTCTGGTATCAAATATAGAGCATGGATACCAAGTGGACTGTTAGATAAATTAACTTCAGTTAACAAGGTTAATGGTACTCAAAAGAATCTACAAACTGTATCTAGATCAAATAAACCATCCTCTGAAAACGTTGCACAAGACAGtaaagaaaacagacaaaatgtatTTTCGAGCTTTCAATCTAGGAGAAACTCCATTAGGAACGTAAATGCCAATAAAACAAGCACAGATAGTCAGGAACAGACAGTGAGTGCAACAAGTAAACGCATCGAAAACAAATCCGCTAATACAAGGGAAAATCAAGTTGCTCACCGAAATAGTATATCTTCAGCTTCTGTGAATATTGTTCAAGGCGGAAATAGACGAGGTCGCACATTTGATAGAAGGAACACCGGTTCTGTACATAGGGTGTTTAATTCAGGAACCAGATTTCCAACGAATAATATAGTTAGGGCAAGATTTCCTCCAAAGCAGTCTGGTTTCACGAGTAGAAATGCTCATCATCGTCGACCTCAAACGAGTATGAGAAGCAGAAATGCAGCCAATGTACCTGGTCATTTGATGAACACCAACAGAGTACAAAATGGGGCAGGTGCAAACATTGGACGTCAACAACCTCATAGAAATGATGCACGTGGAAGACCGTTGTCATCATGGAACATGCAGGAGCTCCATGATTTCATCCAACGCTTTGCTTCTAAAAACACAGTCAACATTTCAAAGCAAATGCGTTCTGTGGTTGCAGAATTCAATCGTCGCTTAAGTAATAATCGACAACAGAAAACGATTAACAGATCAAATATGGGGTCATTATCGTCTAGAAATTATAGACAACAATCTATAGGTTTAAAACGATTAACACCAGGTACTGTGTTTACAGGTGgtcctttatataaaaaaataatactacgACAACGCACACCACCGTATCGGTTGATAGAAAGATATGTACCTATTTCAAGGACAT AA